A genomic window from Antedon mediterranea chromosome 4, ecAntMedi1.1, whole genome shotgun sequence includes:
- the LOC140046481 gene encoding pseudouridylate synthase TRUB2, mitochondrial-like, which yields MSFNKLYGLFAAHKPAGITCSQLIGTLKTSLLKDLNASQKLYLPTFVEVKQLGKEASNDDKERSNENQLWKVEEKKDLRFHPLVAGPYFNRLNVQVVSGGLDKKSSGVLVLSIGRASRYIPAYQDALLPRQYHVNMQLGYATNDYDAEGKVIVKSTYRHISREKFDRVVTGLTKTSRRYNSNYSGLDMQSQEAYDIAVAGKLESVTLFNQPTIITAKCLHFNPPYVSLEMECLNEDSDFIRDTINSLGIKLKSSAVTSRINRTKDGPFTMEHSILRKHWTLTNIAQCVKNSKEMVKPFIKRKDMFLDELTDEQVKGQPDVQIQ from the exons ATGAGTTTCAATAAACTATATGGATTGTTTGCTGCCCATAAGCCAGCTGGTATAACATGTTCACAGCTGATTGGTACTCTTAAGACATCGTTATTAAAAG ATTTGAATGCATCTCAGAAGTTATATCTTCCAACATTTGTGGAGGTAAAACAACTTGGCAAAGAAGCATCAAATGATGATAAAGAAAGATCAAATGAAAATCAGCTTTGGAAAGTGGAAGAGAAGAAAGACCTACGGTTCCATCCTCTCGTGGCTGGTCCTTACTTTAACAGACTCAATGTTCAAGTGGTTTCTGGTGGCCTTGACAAGAAGTCCTCTGGTGTTCTAG TATTGAGTATAGGCAGAGCATCACGATATATTCCAGCCTATCAAGATGCCTTGCTACCCAGGCAGTATCATGTTAATATGCAGCTAGGCTATGCAACCAATGACTACGACGCAGAAGGGAAAGTTATAGTCAAATCAACATATC gtcatatttcaagAGAGAAGTTTGATAGAGTTGTTACAGGGCTAACAAAGACATCGAGACGATATAATTCAAA TTACAGCGGACTTGACATGCAATCGCAAGAAGCCTATGACATAGCAGTTGCAGGAAAGTTAGAATCTGTTACGTTGTTCAACCAACCAACTATAATAACAGCAAAGTGTTTACATTTCAATCCACCATATGTTAGCCTAG AAATGGAATGTTTAAATGAAGATAGCGATTTCATACGAGACACAATAAATTCGCTTggaattaaattaaaatcatcGGCCGTAACATCTCGAATAAACAGGACAAAAGACGGACCATTCACAATGGAACACTCAATTTTACGTAAACATTGGACATTAACAAACATTGCACAGTGTGTTAAAAATAGCAAGGAAATGGTCAAACCatttattaaaagaaaagaCATGTTTTTAGATGAATTAACTGAtgaacaggtcaaaggtcagccAGATGTACAGATTCAATAA
- the LOC140046483 gene encoding uncharacterized protein translates to MNTCLLWIYITICVKISSINGSILKPFNSTKRPNIQESTIVPWSFSSVSFHGLVAVAVVSSDSHNVEYYSGDSAPTYISRVITDGNILVKTLHNSYRRLRHCHIEYNASFATEVLRKIRFVFHDQYVRDYVFSSQSSYGEIGNLSNIVNDCEDFISRKNTGINSLSRYSPIAYLFIVPGTKWCGISNKADHYEDLGEYPDEDVCCRDHDYCKISIHSFDYGYGYYNLDVKTISHCDCDREFFSCLRLINSPKAQMVLGIYQFFQKNCFDVEEKFRCVEWNWGLCVKEDTVPTAIIRSDVR, encoded by the exons ATGAACACTTGTCTACTATGGATATATATTACAATTTGTGTGAAGATCTCAAGCATAAACGGTAGCATATTAAAGCCGTTTAATTCAACGAAAAGGCCTAATATCCAAGAATCGACTATTGTTCCATGGTCGTTTTCGTCGGTTTCTTTCCACGGACTCGTAGCTGTCGCCGTTGTCAGTAGTGACTCGCATAATGTCGAGTACTACTCGGGTGACAGTGCGCCTACGTATATTTCACGCGTTATAACGGATGGTAACATTCTTGTAAAAACACTTCATAATTCGTACAGGCGACTACGTCACTGCCATATTGAATACAACGCTTCGTTTGCAACCGAAGTGTTGAGAAAAATTCGTTTTGTTTTCCATGATCAATACGTCAGGGATTATGTTTTCTCGTCACAATCTTCGTACGGTGAGATTGGTAATCTTTCGAACATCGTTAACGACTGTGAGGATTTCATATCGAGGAAAAACACGGGAATAAACTCTCTCAGCAGGTACTCGCCGattgcatatttatttattgttccAGGCACCAAGTGGTGTGGAATTAGCAACAAGGCTGATCACTATGAGGATTTAGGGGAATACCCTGATGAAGACGTCTGTTGTAGAGACCACGATTATTGCAAGATTAGTATACACAGTTTCGATTATGGTTatggatattataatttagATGTCAAAACAATTAGTCATTGTGACTGTGACAGGGA ATTTTTTTCGTGTCTTCGTCTTATCAACAGTCCTAAAGCTCAAATGGTTCTAGGAATATATCAGTTCTTCCAGAAAAACTGCTTTGATGTTGAGGAAAAATTCCGGTGCGTTGAGTGGAATTGGGGACTGTGCGTCAAAGAAGATACGGTGCCAACAGCTATCATCCGATCAGACGTTCGGTGA